The nucleotide sequence GTCGCTCGCTAGTAATTCTTCAGGATTAGAAgatgaaatgaaaatgaaaatgaaatgaaataaaataCGCGCAAAATGAAGCAGAATTCTGATTCATCTAAAGCGTTACTGTCGTGGAACTCAGAAGCACAAGAAGAAAGTACCACATGATCGCCAACGAGTGCGAAAGCACGGACGAAGAATTCAAGGACGAGAAGCTTCTCGTGAACGGTTTTGTCGGAGATAGAAAGGAGAACGGAGATGGATTCAGATCTGAGGAGTTGCGTAACGTCAGAACGGACTTCGATCAGCGATTTCACATCCTTGGAGACCAAAAGCGATCCAAGGAATTGAAGTGTCGAGTCGCTGAAACTGGGAGAACTGGCGTTATAAGAATTCATTTTCATGTGCGCATTAATATTGTCATGGTGATGCCATGCATGTGAAGAAAGAAAGCAGAGTTATGTGAAGACTAGTATGAGCGAAAAGCAAATTATGAATCATGAACCATGATACATGCATTTCGCACAATATGCGACTCTCTCTTTCTAGGTATACTTATGATATTCTTTACGTGCAATAATGATTGATAAGCGCACAAGTTTCTGAATTTgtgttctttttattttatagtCAGGTATATAATTTTCCTACGGCTGCAGTTGCTCAACGCAAGGATATTCATCACTACACAGTACACACTACTGGTTGGGTAATTCATGCCACGTTATTAAAGGCATTAACAGAATAATGACTAATCCAAACGACAAACTATTCTAGGTTAAATTTTAAGCAATCAAATTAAATCACATACAATTTGAAAGAGATTGGTAATACTCATTTTCAATTTCCACATTGTGTCTTCActattcaagtttttttttttaaggattcGATTAAGATTTCTAATGAAAAAGTACCATTAATAACTGCAAAAAATAGCATTAACgaaatattttttagaaaaaggCTTCCAACTTTTAATTGattttacttttctcattaactatAACTGCAATCTAAAATAATGATATTAAGGAGAGGGCTTTCATTTGTTACAAAGATGGTATGTTATCACAACATTATGAAGAAACAAGTACAAAGACGAGAACAAAATCAAAGCAGCATTCACGGGTCCATTTGCGGCAAAAAGAAAGCCCGACCACCAATTTAATTGTATCTTAGATCAACTATATGGTTTTCAAGTACATTCACTCGAGCAAAGACAAGCTAAGGGAAGAACATTGGGCGTTGGTAACTGTCGTATGACCAAAATGAAGGGCATTCTGTTAGCAAGTGATTCCCCGAATAAGCAAAGAACCATGGAAGCTTGATGTAAGAACCACGATTTAAGGCATATTCTGCCATTGCCCCCAATCCCCATTGCAGATAATCACCGTAGAATAGATGCATGGAAATCTGAACTACAACGTATATCTAAACCATGCAGAAGATAATACCAATAGATGCGTATAACGAACAGTTAAAAATGCACACACTagctattatttattattattaatacttGTTCAAACCTAAGAGAAGGGCGAATAAGAGACTTTatacattattaatataaaaattgaTGCTGGTTTGATTCGacttaagaataagactggaaaAAAGATAAACCAATAAAAGGCAAAAAGAGGGGGGGTTTCTGTCATGGGGTTTTGTTTAAAGGGCTTCTGCACTCAAATCAATAATGTATGAGTTGAATTTCTACTGCAATGAAAATATCTGAATCTGAAATTGCATCATTTCTTTAATTAAATAATACACAAAAAGACATGGTAAAATATTCCGAATTTCCGTATTTCAGTAAACCTGCCACCTGATAAGTCGCCAATCAATCAAGGACTAGTTTCACTACTCAAATGCAATAACACAACCATGACAAAATTGCTAACTCATGCCATTCCTGTTCAATGCAATAATTTTAACTCACCGTGTTGGTTTCAAAATATGGGCATTGTCCAATCAAATGCATATGTTGTTGTAAATGAATACTGCTTAAAACATATTCCACTAAGTCATCGCTTTCCTTTCAACTGGCCATGATTATAAATGCAATTTAGCAGCCAACCTATCCACTTTTCTGTCAAAAGCATATTATAGACGACAAACTCTCTCATTCGGATTCATTAATGATCCTATGGAACTATGACTAATATAGTATTATATTCGTTAATGACATTACCAGCTTGTACCACACATGGTTTTATTCCAAGCAAGTATAAAACACATTTTCATGAAAGCGACACTCACCTGAAAAATCAACCTACCTTAGCAGCAAGCAATTTGGAGATTATCCACTTGTCTCTATAAAAACATTCACATGATTGAATTAATCCCTGTTTAAAGATCAAAAACCTACCAGCCAGTGACAGGAAACACAAAGGAGCAAAGAGGCCTCTGCTCAAAGTACGTGAACAACCTACCTCTTTGCTTCCAGTTCAAGAAACCAGCCAACTGAAATAATAAATCCCTCAGCCCACAATTCATAGTACATAAAATGCTCATGTCAGAGCTCTCAGTAGGGTCGTGACCGGTTCCCACCATAATGCTCACGTCTATCAGGCCCAGAATTATCTCTATAATTGTCTCTGCGCCTATCTCCACCATAGCCACCTCTATTGCCCCTATAAACAAAAGAATGCAAATAAACATTCAACTTTGAATTTTGACAAAGAAACATGAAAcactatataaatatatatatatatataaacctNNNNNNAAACTACAAGGTCATTTTATGAAATCAATAGATAAAGCAAGTACCTGTCAAAGGACTAAACTTATTCCAATATTTAGACCAAACGATAACCTTGAAAATAATTCTTACTTATTTTTTTTCCCATTGTTTTAATTGATAGGGAAGTCATTCAATACTCCAACTTCAACATCTACTCAGGAGAATACGATCTACATATATGAAGAATGACACTGAACCCTCAAGTTCAACAATATACTAGTATCGAGCATTTTAGGTTCGTCAACATTTGGACTTAACAATGGGAGCGACCGTCTCATTCCTACTAGTCCTTCCAACCTAAACCCACTGTCACTTCAACTATGAACTTTTATGGTGTATGTATTACGAAAAATAGCACAAGTATCTCTATCAAAAGATTTAACATAATGAAACCGCTACAACTAAACATTTCAACAACATTAATTCTTGGACATATATAAAGTGTCATCAGTCTATGTATAATGAATACCCATGATTATATGCAGGCCGTGGTGCAGATTTTTCTGCCATTGCAACACTGATTTTATAACCCCTCAAATCGTAATCTGAAATGCAGGAGTTATTATTAGTACTCTTCATATTcaagaacatatataaatatGTTAGTAGAGAAGCCAGATAAATACTATTGTAGAAACCGCCGGCTGAGTGTGCTGCAGAGGGATCTTCATAAGCAAGGCAGGCATCACCCTTGTTATTCCCATTCTCATCAGTGTATATTTTTATATTCCAGGGCCACTGATCCTTATAACCCCTCTTCTGCTTTATTCTACCAACCTACAGAGTTAAAACACAGATATGTAACAAAATTCCAACCATGCTCAACAAAAGCTAGTTAAATATAATCATATTTTCCCCTGCACAGAAATCTGGTATTTTTCTTACATGAAGCACAAATAATTAACCGATATAGCACATAAAAATATGCTTAGGGACCAAGAAGCAAGAACATTCCTCAcataatttattttaagaaaaaaagaaaacccTTTATATATAGCTTGTGCAGTAGGCAACAGATCAGAACATTACTTGACCAATGCCTCCAAAAAGTTCTCTCAATTCTTCAGTAGTCACATCTGGTGGTAGGTTGGAAATGTAGATTCTAGAGTTGTCACAGGTATCAtcacaattctcatcacactgcTTCACCGGAGCTGCAGGCTCAGCAGGAGCACCACCATACCCACCTCGACCACCACCGCCAGCGCCAGCATTATAACCACTGTCATATCCTCCTGGGGGCCCACTTCTACCACCCCCACGTGAATCGGCTACATTATCGCCACCATAACCACCCGTGTTACCTCCATAAGATGGAGGATATGAAGTAGGTCCACCAGTATAGCTTGTAGGTGGGGGACCAGCATCTGTTCCATAATTTGAATTTCCATCATAAGAATTATAGGAGGGTGGGTAGTTACCACCAGCAGAACCACCATAAGTTTGGGCTGCAGGAGGGGGAACTTGACCATAGCCACCGTCCTCTCTCCCCTGATTACCACCATAAGAACCACCTCTACTTCCACCTCCACCTCTACCATCATTATTACTACCCCTACCACCAGTATAGTCATTACCCCTGCCTCCATCATAGTTACCAGATCTACCCCCTCTGTTATTACTATACCCCCCACCGCCTCCTCCTCTGTTATACCCACCCCCACCACCACCGCCGCCGCCACTACCACCGCCACCGCGGCCGCCACGACCACCACCTCGTCCACCGCGATCTCCACCACCTTGATATCCACCACCACCTCctgaaattcaaatcaaattataACATGAAATATATGAACAGAAAATTGAATCAAACAAATTTGAAAACGGAGCCAGAAACACAAACCTCGACCACCATAGCCTCCACCTCCTCCCCGACCACCATAACCACCACCGCCGCCTCCCCTTCCACCATAACCTCCGCCATCGTTTCCACCATATCCTCCGCTCCTTCCACCATCGCCATCACCACTGCCATATCCACCCCCTCCACCGCTGCCTTTCCCTCCGTATCCCCCTCCGCCATCACCACCTCCACCATAACCCCCTCCACCGGAGCCGCCTCCTCCATAGCCTCCACCTCCGAAATTACCACCGCCTCCATAACCACCGGAGGCACCGTAGCCTCCTGTAGCTCCATATGACGGTGGCGCAGAGCCGCCGCCGCCTTCTTGACCGTACGCTCCAGACATGATTCTGATCTAGGGTTTGCAAGACACACTGCGTtctagaaagagagagagagagagagagagagagagagagagagagagagtagtgaGAATATTTTGCGAACACGAGCTTTGTGAAGTGATGTAGAGTTGTAGTAGGCAAAGAACTGTGTGACTGTGAAACGAGTCACCTAGTGAAGTCTCTAAGCCCAACCCTTTGCATACTAATGGGCCCGATTGGGCTAATCCATGACCCATACAAATAGTGAAAACTAATTGTgcacaaaataaaatttgggtTGGTATACTGGTTACTGGTCAGCTCACCTGTTCATTTAAGTAAGTGTTGAAAGTTCAAATTACGTTCTATGCATACAACAATCATTATAGggttggaagtgagtcaagccagctcatgagctAGTTCGAACTCGACtcgttaatagctcgataagctGAGCTCGTGAGCTAGTAAGCCAAGTTTGAGCttggaattgagctcataaattaaattagccgagcttgagcttggataagctcagctcattagctcgtgagctgactcgattatatatatacacatatcctatatgcatttaatctatatttttaatattatatatatacatatgaaatagtaatatataattttatatatatatatattaatgatcttaattatttaaaattttatatttattttttacatataattttgatgtaggacataaataaaaaatttataattttgatgtaagatataaataaaaaatttataatttattgatagatagaaatatataaaattgatctttttaaatatttttaaaatatataaattataatttattgatatagaattatagattacgTATTTATGTTTCTATAATTTaagccagctcgtgagctcgagtcagctcgtgagctttcggtgagccgagcttgagcttaagaaatatgCTCGATTATTAATGAGTCGAGCcatgagccaagctcaatttttgtgagccgagcttgagcttggtctagctcgaCTCAGTTcagctcacttccagccctaaatCATTGGCCTGTTAAGTTTGTATtgaagtgatttatgtttggccaTCTTTATAttaaaatggattatagtaaaataaatattgtttggattatattatttaaaatcacttttagatgaaaaattattaaaatagatatcaacttaaataatttttttatattattctatcattttaatttaaatatttgaatagatcttattagttaattttataataaaattaatatttactttactttttatttaatttatctttttttaatgaGATCATAATCTATATTataaaagaattacaataaaaatttgtatatgccagaattataattataaaaaaatactaaaaataataaaattaaatatttacctTGATAGTGAtggaaataaatctaaaaattctTGATAATATGTTTTATATAGTATACTTTTAGTTCTTTTAGTACTTTTTTTTAGTACCCTATAGTTTTTTACTAGTAGTTTTTCCTGTTATTCCTTTTAAAATCtttagcaaaaaaataaaaataataaataataaaaaaagagaaatcagaaataataaaaaatttataaataatacaataacatgtctaaaggataaaattgataaaagaaaaataaatgtttAGTGTAAATAGCTAAAAATCTGTTAGTGAAAGGCAGACGCAAGAAATTGTTGCTTCTTGTAAACGTGGTTTTAAATACAAAATCATTTTTGCGTTTGTCAAACCAAAAATTAgccaaacaaaaaattaaaacttttaaaCACGTACATTTTCTCTTTTAACGAGTTTGTCAAACACACCCTTAATCAAGTGATTAGCTCACTAATATGAGTAAATTAGTTTTGGCTCACTAATTTAAtgctattaattaaatttaaaattaatttacttttttaaccTTATTAATTCACATTTTTCACACATTGTTCAAAATGGAcattggttacctatacttttccaaatTAAAAATAACACCGCAAACAACGTGATATATATATAGTTAGAAAATGGTAGTAATTTTGTGATATATTTGTGAAAAAATGGCAGATTGGTACTTTAGCCGGGTAATGCAACGGGTACCATTTACAAATATCTAATCTGCATTGTTGTATTGACAAAAATTACTAGCTTTCGCCCCTTAAATTTTTTACAACAATCAAGATTAAGCCCAAATCACCAAACAGGAAAAAAAAATGTGACAAATTGAATATTACATCTGCATGAACAACTTAAAAAATAAGTGCTAGCAATTTCATTCACCGAGAAACATGTACAACAAAATTGCAGCAAGCCAAGGAAGCTGCAAAAAAATGGTCATTTTTTACCCATGTCAAACTATCACCAACTGGATTGCTATCACTAAAATCATCCACTGAAAATTATACAAACCGAAAAGTTCAGCATGAGATGTCCAAATCTCAATTGGAAACCTGCAATTATCCATAGACGGATCGACCGACGTGATTAAACCAAGTCCGCCAAAGTCACAGCTTTCGGCTCTCTGATCATGCTCCTGATAGTAACTATTAAAAGCATAAGATATGTTATTAGGCCAGCTGATATTAAAGCAAGATCCGCCGGGGGACAGTGCAGTACAATCAGCATTCGAACAAGCATCTAAAGCGCTGACAGTTGCATTAGACAAGTCCTTGTTGTTGTTCACAACACACCACTTTGAAGAAAGGTACTCAACATTTTGTGCATCCACAAGGCCCTTTGAACCCTGGCCAAGATCCACATGGTACTTTGCTTGGCCATCGAAAGTGAACAAACCCCAATGCCGTTCAAAGTTTCCGGCAGCTATGCTCCTTTGGTCCTCGTCGAGAAGGCTTAAGATGTAAGTTTCTAGTGGAGGATGCCGTGGTCTAAGTGGAGTCCCCAAGTTGCTGTGAAGGTGGTTCATAAGGCCTTTCATAAAGGATTCAGCTAGATTCGAGCTTGCGTTGGCAGCTCCGTCTGTCGGCCAACCAATCTTTGCCACAACAATGTCCATACTAGGAAATCCTGCCGTTGATAATGCTGTCACGACAGTATCATAGCTCAAATCGAAGCTGTTTTTGTAAGCTTTATGGTTAAAATTATGAGGTTTTGCGGTTTCTTTAAAGAGGGAAAAGTCCAGTGATGTGTTTTTCGCTTGTAGGAGAGTCAAGAATGGAGAAATGGTCACAAAGAAAGGTGATCCATTCTTGTCAAGAAATGTGAGGAGCTCAATCATGGTTTTGTTGAGGTCGGGTCGAAAATGAACCTCAGATGAGGACATGTTAGATTCTGACTCAAAATTGTCAAGGCTGCACGGAACCACTACTTTCACTTTGCTGTCCAAATTCGCTCTCTTTAAAGCCGCTTGAATGTTCAAAGCCGCTCCAACGACGAAAGGCTGAAATTGCTCACCATAACTTTTGAGAAACGGCTCATCACCAACAGCAACATATCTGCAAAAGTATGATAGGTAAAGCTGAGACAACAGAGATTCCGCCTTCCCACAAGCTCTAATTTCTTAAATCCCAATATCAAGGAGTGAGTTATACTCATTCTTACAACTATAGGGGAAGAATCATATACAATAAAATGTGATTAAAAAGTTTAGACTCCTACTCTGGGTGCTAGAATAGTAACACAAAATATGATTAAAAGTTTGATTTTGTGAAATACCTATTAGGGAGACGAAGAACTTCGATCGACACAACTTAAAACAAAAGAGCAATGGCAATTGCCAATGCGCCAACATGTACTTGTAGTAAATTATTAAGGCATAAAAGAACCATACACATACAGCATCAATATTTCAGTGCAGCAAGAACATTTGAGAAACAAAAGGTAAGAATTTAAAGTTTCTGACTAGCATGCATGGTGAGATTAGAAAACAGTAATGTTATTCTGTTCAAATCAAAAGCAACATTTCACAAGATTTTCCCACTTGAGCTTGCAATGGAGGGAACACATAGACATAGTAAACCAAGAAAGCATATACAGAGAAAATTAACATGGTCACGGCAAAAGAGGTGAATTCAAGGAATTATGCATTATCTTGTTTCATTCAAACCCTGAAAATCTGCAGGTgtttctttcttccatttcctttaACACAATCCTGATATGCCCCTATAGCACTGTTCATGCACTAATTAACCAGACTTTCACACTTAAATTAAACTGAACACAAGCCTTCAAAAATATTCAGGACCATTACTTAATTGAACACTAGCAAGTAGCAACATCACCAAaagcattttttttttctcactAGGTAAGTTCAACTACACATCAGCATAacttaattaaaacataaaagtaacaatcataaaataaatcataaatgaaAGTGAAGCTCACTCAATTTTAGCTGCATTTCCCCCATTGGAAACGTAGCGGGTGACATTATCATGGACCCAAGTGTCAGAAGCTTTCTTAGAAGAGTTGAATGTTTTGAGCATGGAGTTGGGAACACCAAGAGTGATAGCAAGGTTGGAGCGAGAAAGAGCTTGAAGAACATGAGGGTTTGCATCAAAGAGCTTAaccttgttgatgttgttggactTCAAGAGCTTGACGACGATGTGAGGTGGCAAGGGGTGTGAAGCCATGGTGCCCCAGTTGACACCAATAGCTTCAGAAACACATGATATGGTGGAAATGGTGAAGAGGATGAATGCGAGAGTGGTGATGAAGTGGCAAATGCTACTCCCCATTTTTTGGTACACTGAAGGGGTCTTTTCCTTCTTGAGTTAAGAAGAGTGAAGACTGAAGAGTGaattgtaattgggttagagAGGGAGAGAGACAAATGGGAAAGAAATGTGTGTTGTGTGAGTTGGGATCAATGGATCATTttttatgaaataaaataatgaacgaaaaaaaaattaaaaactatcagaatttattaatttttattattatttaattttattaatttaatttttttaatcatgtttttaaatattaataattaattaatgatcaAAATTAATCAATTCTAACGAACCTCTAATAATTTTCTATCATTTTTCATAATTAAAATGTCTAAAAGTTGAATTTATAAACTTTTAGTTTAAATATTGCTCACacatttaataaaagaaaaaaaaaaactctaaagAACTCTAATTATCTCAAAAACAAtgagatttttaataaaaaaatattttttcagttTCTAATTTTTACTTTTGTNNNNNNNNNNNNNNNNNNNNNNNNNNNNNNNNNNNNNNNNNNNNNNNNNNNNNNNNNNNNNNNNNNNNNNNNNNNNNNNNNNNNNNNNNNNNNNNNNNNNNNNNNNNNNNNNNNNNNNNNNNNNNNNNNNNNNNNNNNNNNNATTTATTATAAAAATGATTTAAAAACATGTTAGTGCTTATTAATACCATGTTTtataaatagaaaagaagaaTATATATTTTCTTATTTGTCCTCATATATTTAAACGGACAAGTTAATAATATATTAAGGCTCACGAaaaacaatttaattaatttttttttgaaaaaatagtttaaataataaatgactatattaaaaatagcttataaataagttattttgtatttgaatttttagttctaaaagtgcttattttaaaagaaatataataaaaagtaatagtattatgagagaagtcattttttttaacttctctataaattNNNNNNNNNNNNNNNNNNNNNNNNNNNNNNNNNNNNNNNNNNNNNNNNNNNNNNNNNNNNNNNNNNNNNNNNNNNNNNNNNNNNNNNNNNNNNNNNNNNNNNNNNNNNNNNNNNNNNTAAACATGCTAAATGCAGTTCATTTATTTCGCCGAATAGCTCCTTTGATTCATGGGTTAAATTAACCTTAGTTTGTTAAACGTTTCATTTTTCACATTGCCTATTTTTAAAGCTAAAAGCTTGGTCATTTAAAATGGTTAAATAAATACACATGAAAGACTCGACCCATTTTAACAGCATTAATACATATATTAGCAACTCAACTAGCGGTATTAATAAGTAAGGTTGGGTTTAAACTCCATCCTAATTtacttataaatttaaatttattaatcCGAATTTTAGTATTTTACTCGTACACTaaacaaatttatttttattcacaTACAACATCTAATTATTCCACAATTCATAATaccaaatattatttatttactattattaaaCACAACATATAAATACTAgtgcaaaaacaaaaaatttaaatttaaatcttcaCTTGTtcatcatatgtatatatatacatttttatGAACATACCCATTATATATTAAAGATGCAGAAAATAGTGTTCCCAATCCTAATTCCAAAAGGTGTTTTGAGCCCTTTTTATTCTGGTAGAAATTAATACAATTTATTAATCtacttaaataataaatatcttaaattttaattaagaTGTTTTGGATTTANNNNNNNNNNNNNNNNNNNNNNNNNNNNNNNNNNNNNNNNNNNNNNNNNNNNNNNNNNNNNNNNNNNNNNNNNNNNNNNNNNNNNNNNNNNNNNNNNNNNNNNNNNNNNNNNNNNNNNNNNNNNNNNNNNNNNNNNNNNNNNNNNNNNNNN is from Arachis ipaensis cultivar K30076 chromosome B01, Araip1.1, whole genome shotgun sequence and encodes:
- the LOC107646645 gene encoding transcription initiation factor TFIID subunit 15b isoform X2, encoding MSGAYGQEGGGGSAPPSYGATGGYGASGGYGGGGNFGGGGYGGGGSGGGGYGGGGDGGGGYGGKGSGGGGGYGSGDGDGGGYGGRGGGGGYQGGGDRGGRGGGRGGRGGGGSGGGGGGGGGYNRGGGGGGYSNNRGGRSGNYDGGRGNDYTGGRGSNNDGRGGGGSRGGSYGGNQGREDGGYGQVPPPAAQTYGGSAGGNYPPSYNSYDGNSNYGTDAGPPPTSYTGGPTSYPPSYGGNTGGYGGDNVADSRGGGRSGPPGGYDSGYNAGAGGGGRGGYGGAPAEPAAPVKQCDENCDDTCDNSRIYISNLPPDVTTEELRELFGGIGQVGRIKQKRGYKDQWPWNIKIYTDENGNNKGDACLAYEDPSAAHSAGGFYNNYDLRGYKISVAMAEKSAPRPAYNHGGNRGGYGGDRRRDNYRDNSGPDRREHYGGNRSRPY
- the LOC107646645 gene encoding transcription initiation factor TFIID subunit 15b isoform X1, whose amino-acid sequence is MSGAYGQEGGGGSAPPSYGATGGYGASGGYGGGGNFGGGGYGGGGSGGGGYGGGGDGGGGYGGKGSGGGGGYGSGDGDGGRSGGYGGNDGGGYGGRGGGGGGYGGRGGGGGYGGRGGGGGYQGGGDRGGRGGGRGGRGGGGSGGGGGGGGGYNRGGGGGGYSNNRGGRSGNYDGGRGNDYTGGRGSNNDGRGGGGSRGGSYGGNQGREDGGYGQVPPPAAQTYGGSAGGNYPPSYNSYDGNSNYGTDAGPPPTSYTGGPTSYPPSYGGNTGGYGGDNVADSRGGGRSGPPGGYDSGYNAGAGGGGRGGYGGAPAEPAAPVKQCDENCDDTCDNSRIYISNLPPDVTTEELRELFGGIGQVGRIKQKRGYKDQWPWNIKIYTDENGNNKGDACLAYEDPSAAHSAGGFYNNYDLRGYKISVAMAEKSAPRPAYNHGGNRGGYGGDRRRDNYRDNSGPDRREHYGGNRSRPY
- the LOC107646798 gene encoding glucan endo-1,3-beta-glucosidase 9, which produces MGSSICHFITTLAFILFTISTISCVSEAIGVNWGTMASHPLPPHIVVKLLKSNNINKVKLFDANPHVLQALSRSNLAITLGVPNSMLKTFNSSKKASDTWVHDNVTRYVSNGGNAAKIEYVAVGDEPFLKSYGEQFQPFVVGAALNIQAALKRANLDSKVKVVVPCSLDNFESESNMSSSEVHFRPDLNKTMIELLTFLDKNGSPFFVTISPFLTLLQAKNTSLDFSLFKETAKPHNFNHKAYKNSFDLSYDTVVTALSTAGFPSMDIVVAKIGWPTDGAANASSNLAESFMKGLMNHLHSNLGTPLRPRHPPLETYILSLLDEDQRSIAAGNFERHWGLFTFDGQAKYHVDLGQGSKGLVDAQNVEYLSSKWCVVNNNKDLSNATVSALDACSNADCTALSPGGSCFNISWPNNISYAFNSYYQEHDQRAESCDFGGLGLITSVDPSMDNCRFPIEIWTSHAELFGLYNFQWMILVIAIQLVIV